Proteins co-encoded in one Halococcoides cellulosivorans genomic window:
- a CDS encoding helical backbone metal receptor — protein sequence MKRIVSLAPSATDTVCALGGGDQLVGVTAHGDHSARTVGGWLDPDLEVVAVLDPDVIVASDPLQDDVVATLRERGHRVEHVCPRTLGAAIDSLAAIGAAIGRPRAGRALAASAREHVDRVRAAIPADADRPVVYCEEWPDPPMAAGNWVPDVVRAAGGQSPFVEAGERSRAVAVDRVREVDPDHVVVHHCGSADGGRERYDRRGWDLDATVHAVDDTLLNRPGPSLMAGVTALAKRLHPETAIPAWTPSADQAPTS from the coding sequence GTGAAACGGATCGTCTCGCTCGCGCCGTCAGCGACCGACACGGTGTGTGCACTGGGAGGGGGCGACCAGTTGGTCGGGGTGACCGCCCACGGTGACCACTCCGCTCGGACCGTCGGCGGGTGGCTCGACCCCGATCTGGAGGTCGTCGCCGTGCTCGACCCCGACGTGATTGTGGCGAGCGATCCGCTCCAGGACGACGTCGTCGCGACGCTGCGCGAGCGGGGCCACCGCGTCGAACACGTCTGCCCGCGCACGCTCGGGGCGGCGATCGACAGCCTCGCGGCGATCGGTGCCGCGATCGGTCGGCCCCGCGCGGGCCGGGCGCTGGCGGCGTCCGCACGCGAACACGTCGACCGCGTGCGCGCGGCGATCCCCGCCGACGCCGACCGCCCGGTGGTCTACTGCGAGGAGTGGCCCGACCCGCCGATGGCGGCGGGCAACTGGGTGCCCGACGTCGTCCGGGCGGCGGGCGGGCAGTCCCCGTTCGTCGAGGCGGGCGAACGCTCCCGGGCAGTCGCGGTCGATCGGGTGCGGGAGGTCGACCCCGATCACGTCGTCGTCCACCACTGCGGGAGTGCCGACGGCGGCCGGGAGCGCTACGACCGGCGGGGCTGGGACCTCGACGCGACCGTCCACGCCGTCGACGACACGCTCTTGAATCGGCCGGGCCCCAGCCTGATGGCCGGCGTCACGGCCCTCGCAAAACGGCTTCACCCCGAGACGGCGATCCCGGCGTGGACGCCTTCGGCCGACCAGGCCCCCACCTCCTGA
- a CDS encoding bacteriorhodopsin, whose product MAAITWWFVLGTIGMVVGTAALAIGVSTLERDRRTQMLHIAGVPAIAAVAYALMALDVGGIQTLSSDLIYVPRYFDWLLTTPLHVAYIGLIAGLDRRERWGLAGLQGAVIVLGFLGGVLAGLPKIAFFGAGSIVYVVLIYRLRTTGRASAEKRGVETAGLYRKLLNFVIVLWAVYPVIWILAPTGIGAMDTETASLVITYIDVVAKVGFGAIAIEGQRVLTQVASAEQAGTDQVGA is encoded by the coding sequence ATGGCGGCGATCACGTGGTGGTTCGTGCTCGGGACGATCGGCATGGTGGTCGGCACCGCCGCCCTCGCGATCGGTGTCTCGACCCTGGAGCGCGACCGGCGGACCCAGATGCTCCACATCGCGGGCGTGCCGGCGATCGCCGCCGTCGCGTACGCGCTGATGGCCCTCGACGTCGGCGGGATTCAGACGCTGTCGAGCGACCTGATCTACGTGCCCCGGTATTTCGACTGGCTGTTGACGACGCCACTGCACGTCGCGTACATCGGCCTGATCGCGGGCCTCGATCGCCGCGAGCGGTGGGGCCTGGCCGGCCTCCAGGGCGCAGTGATCGTGCTGGGCTTTCTGGGTGGCGTGCTCGCTGGCCTCCCGAAGATCGCCTTCTTCGGCGCTGGCTCGATCGTCTACGTCGTGTTGATCTATCGGCTCCGGACGACCGGGCGGGCGAGTGCCGAGAAGCGCGGTGTCGAGACCGCGGGGCTGTACCGCAAGCTGTTGAACTTCGTGATCGTCCTCTGGGCGGTCTATCCGGTGATCTGGATCCTCGCGCCGACGGGCATCGGGGCGATGGACACCGAGACGGCGTCGCTCGTGATCACGTACATCGACGTCGTCGCGAAAGTCGGGTTCGGCGCGATCGCGATCGAAGGCCAGCGCGTGCTCACCCAGGTCGCCAGCGCCGAGCAGGCCGGCACCGACCAGGTGGGCGCGTAG